The Streptomyces europaeiscabiei genome window below encodes:
- a CDS encoding GuaB1 family IMP dehydrogenase-related protein: MRFLNDIQPAYDLTYDDVFMVPSRSAVGSRQGVDLTSPDGTGTTIPLVVANMTAIAGRRMAETVARRGGLVVVPQDIPNEVVTDVISWVKSRHLVLDTPIVLNPHQTVADALALLPKRAHNAGVVVDEALRPVGVVTDADLTGVDRFTQLEVVMSRDLLLLDADIDPREAFNRLDAANRRYAPAVDKDGRLAGILTRKGALRATLYTPAVDANGRLRVAAAVGVNGDFVGKAKELLDAGVDTLVIDTAHGHQESMINAIKLVRDLDPRVPIVAGNIVAAEGVRDLIEAGADIVKVGVGPGAMCTTRMMTGVGRPQFSAVLECAAEAKKYGKHVWADGGVRHPRDVAMALAAGASNVMVGSWFAGTYESPGDLQQDASGRLYKESFGMASARAVRNRTSEESAYDRARKALFEEGISTSRMFLDPARPGVEDLIDSVIAGVRSSCTYAGAGSLEEFAERAVVGVQSAAGYAEGKPLHASWS; this comes from the coding sequence GTGCGTTTCCTCAATGACATCCAGCCCGCGTACGACCTGACGTACGACGACGTCTTCATGGTCCCGAGCCGCAGCGCCGTCGGATCGCGCCAGGGCGTGGACCTGACCTCCCCGGACGGCACGGGCACCACCATCCCGCTGGTCGTCGCCAACATGACCGCCATCGCGGGCCGCCGCATGGCCGAGACGGTCGCGCGCCGCGGTGGCCTGGTGGTCGTCCCTCAGGACATCCCGAACGAGGTCGTCACCGACGTCATCTCCTGGGTCAAGAGCCGCCACCTCGTCCTCGACACCCCCATCGTGCTGAACCCGCACCAGACGGTCGCCGACGCGCTGGCCCTGCTGCCGAAGCGGGCGCACAACGCGGGCGTCGTCGTCGACGAGGCGCTCCGCCCCGTCGGTGTCGTCACCGACGCGGACCTGACCGGCGTCGACCGCTTCACCCAGCTCGAAGTCGTCATGTCCCGGGACCTGCTGCTCCTGGACGCCGACATCGACCCGCGTGAGGCCTTCAACCGGCTCGACGCGGCCAACCGCCGGTACGCGCCCGCCGTCGACAAGGACGGCCGCCTCGCCGGCATCCTCACCCGCAAGGGCGCGCTGCGGGCCACGCTGTACACCCCCGCCGTCGACGCGAACGGCAGGCTCCGCGTCGCCGCCGCCGTCGGGGTCAACGGCGACTTCGTGGGCAAGGCCAAGGAGTTGCTCGACGCGGGCGTCGACACGCTCGTCATCGACACGGCGCACGGCCACCAGGAGTCGATGATCAACGCGATCAAGCTGGTGCGCGACCTCGACCCCCGGGTGCCGATCGTGGCCGGCAACATCGTCGCCGCCGAGGGAGTGCGGGATCTGATCGAGGCGGGCGCGGACATCGTCAAGGTCGGTGTCGGACCCGGTGCGATGTGTACGACGCGCATGATGACCGGCGTCGGGCGGCCCCAGTTCTCCGCGGTTCTCGAGTGCGCGGCCGAGGCGAAGAAGTACGGCAAGCACGTGTGGGCCGACGGTGGGGTGCGCCACCCCCGCGATGTCGCCATGGCGCTGGCGGCGGGCGCGTCGAACGTGATGGTCGGGTCGTGGTTCGCGGGGACGTACGAGTCGCCGGGCGACCTTCAGCAGGACGCGAGCGGGCGGCTGTACAAGGAGTCGTTCGGGATGGCGTCGGCTCGGGCCGTGCGCAACCGTACGAGCGAGGAGTCGGCCTACGACCGGGCGCGCAAGGCGTTGTTCGAGGAGGGCATCTCGACGTCGCGGATGTTCCTGGACCCGGCCCGGCCGGGGGTCGAGGACCTGATCGACTCGGTCATCGCGGGGGTGCGGTCCTCGTGCACGTATGCGGGGGCCGGGTCCCTGGAGGAGTTCGCGGAGCGGGCCGTGGTGGGGGTCCAGAGTGCGGCGGGGTATGCGGAGGGCAAGCCGTTGCACGCCAGTTGGAGCTAG
- a CDS encoding amino acid permease, whose protein sequence is MLDQGAPPQHENRPAPPSGGVGARLMRRKPVERLVAEGGQGEGGSLRRSLGLWQLTMISIGATLGTGIFVVLGEAVPKAGPAVTLSFVIAGLTALFSALSYAELAGTIPVSGSSYSYTYATMGELVAWVCGWCLVLEYGVSVAAVAVGWGEYLNELLDGTIGVTIPAALSAPPGDGGVFNLPALIVVLLAMAFLLGGARESARANTIMVVVKIAALLLFCLIGVQGFRSGNYENFMPLGMAGVSAAGATLFFSYIGFDAASTAGEEAKNAQRDLPRAIMLSLVIVTALYVLVAAVAIGARPWERFGESEAALAGIMKDVTGDAFWGTLLAAGAVIAIASVVLTVLYGQTRILFAMSRDGLVPKVFSRVHPRTGTPRVNTVIVSLFCGVLAAAIPLGQLADATSIGTLFAFALVNVAVVVLRRTRPDMPRSFRVPLSPVLPALGFGFCVWMMGSLDTVTWVVFGVWMAVGLVFYFSYGYRRSRLAIPSTPSTPSSSSAPSTPEK, encoded by the coding sequence GTGCTCGACCAAGGCGCACCCCCGCAGCATGAGAATCGGCCCGCCCCGCCGTCCGGAGGCGTCGGGGCGCGGCTGATGCGCCGCAAGCCCGTGGAACGCCTGGTCGCCGAGGGCGGCCAGGGGGAGGGAGGGTCGCTGCGGCGCTCCCTCGGACTGTGGCAGCTGACGATGATCAGCATCGGTGCCACGCTCGGCACCGGCATCTTCGTCGTGCTCGGCGAGGCCGTCCCCAAGGCCGGGCCCGCCGTCACGCTCTCCTTCGTGATCGCCGGTCTCACCGCGCTGTTCTCCGCCCTGTCGTACGCGGAGCTGGCCGGCACCATCCCGGTCTCCGGCTCCTCGTACTCCTACACGTACGCAACGATGGGCGAGCTCGTCGCCTGGGTCTGCGGCTGGTGTCTGGTGCTGGAGTACGGGGTGTCGGTGGCGGCCGTCGCGGTCGGCTGGGGCGAGTACCTCAACGAGCTGCTGGACGGGACGATCGGCGTGACCATTCCGGCCGCTCTGTCCGCTCCGCCCGGAGACGGGGGCGTCTTCAACCTGCCCGCGCTGATCGTCGTACTGCTCGCGATGGCGTTCCTGCTGGGCGGGGCCCGGGAGTCCGCCCGAGCCAACACGATCATGGTCGTGGTCAAGATCGCCGCCCTGCTGCTCTTCTGCCTCATCGGTGTGCAGGGCTTCCGGTCCGGCAACTACGAGAACTTCATGCCGCTCGGCATGGCGGGTGTCAGTGCGGCCGGAGCGACGCTCTTCTTCTCGTACATCGGGTTCGACGCGGCCTCGACCGCCGGCGAGGAGGCGAAGAACGCGCAGCGCGATCTGCCTCGCGCGATCATGCTCTCCCTGGTCATCGTGACCGCGCTGTACGTACTGGTCGCCGCCGTCGCGATCGGGGCGCGGCCCTGGGAGCGGTTCGGCGAGTCCGAGGCCGCGCTCGCCGGGATCATGAAGGACGTCACCGGGGACGCGTTCTGGGGAACGCTGCTGGCGGCCGGGGCCGTCATCGCCATCGCGAGTGTGGTGCTGACCGTGCTGTACGGGCAGACCCGCATCCTGTTCGCCATGTCCCGGGACGGGCTCGTGCCCAAGGTGTTCTCGCGTGTGCACCCGAGGACCGGCACGCCGCGCGTCAACACCGTGATCGTCTCGCTGTTCTGCGGTGTGCTCGCCGCCGCCATTCCGCTGGGGCAGCTCGCGGATGCGACGAGCATCGGTACGTTGTTCGCGTTCGCGCTGGTCAACGTGGCCGTCGTGGTGCTGCGTCGGACCCGGCCGGACATGCCGCGGTCGTTCCGGGTGCCGCTGTCGCCGGTGCTGCCCGCGCTCGGATTCGGGTTCTGCGTCTGGATGATGGGCAGCCTCGACACCGTCACCTGGGTCGTCTTCGGGGTCTGGATGGCCGTCGGGCTCGTGTTCTACTTCAGCTACGGCTATCGCCGCTCGCGTCTCGCGATCCCCTCGACCCCTTCGACTCCCTCGTCCTCATCGGCTCCGTCGACTCCAGAGAAGTGA